From the genome of Psychrilyobacter atlanticus DSM 19335, one region includes:
- a CDS encoding MutS-related protein codes for MRYLDLKNREKIGLEYLTNNLTTISPYGNQKKRDIVPIEEAEILEEIFNHLEFFIDRCQQNKREIQKIELLLMKLKNISNIVFNLQKGKILDEVELFELKINTMIFMEIKSISNDIFLKDFHLVDLSPIVDILDPGSKKIPTFHIYNEYSEKLKTIRDKKSEIEKLIFSTTDNELQIRLKEERREIVVLENCEESEVKIDISKQLVSYTSDILIDIDKIKDIDFTLAKAKLAIKYGANRPKIGEHIEFIGMFNPEILETLKVKNQEFQKLDILLKNGNTILTGANMGGKSVILKTLTLNLILAQMGFYVFSDHATIPILKFIQFLSDDIQDVSKGLSSFGAEIMKLREITGCLTTYDKGFIALDEFARGTNPSEGKKFVKGLSNYMKNFDSFSIMATHYDGVVDDSTPHYQVVGLKNIDFDSLKRKIDLNNQNSISLIQKHMDYSIEKIHSNFEVPKDALNVAALIGIDENLKDIIKNLY; via the coding sequence ATGAGATACCTTGATCTTAAAAACAGAGAAAAAATTGGGTTGGAATATCTCACAAATAATCTGACTACAATATCTCCATATGGTAACCAAAAGAAAAGAGATATTGTTCCCATAGAGGAAGCTGAGATTTTAGAAGAAATTTTCAATCATTTGGAATTTTTTATAGACAGGTGTCAGCAGAATAAAAGAGAGATCCAGAAGATAGAGCTTCTCCTTATGAAATTAAAAAATATATCCAATATAGTTTTTAATCTTCAAAAAGGAAAAATTTTAGATGAGGTTGAGTTATTCGAATTAAAGATAAATACTATGATCTTTATGGAGATTAAAAGTATCTCAAACGATATATTTTTAAAAGATTTTCACCTTGTTGATCTAAGTCCCATTGTAGATATTTTAGACCCGGGATCAAAAAAAATCCCTACCTTCCATATCTATAACGAATATTCAGAAAAATTAAAAACTATCAGAGATAAAAAATCAGAGATTGAAAAACTAATCTTTTCAACTACAGATAACGAATTACAGATAAGACTAAAGGAAGAAAGAAGAGAGATTGTTGTTCTAGAAAATTGTGAAGAATCTGAAGTCAAAATAGATATAAGCAAACAATTAGTCTCTTATACTTCCGATATCCTTATCGATATCGATAAAATTAAAGATATTGACTTTACCTTGGCTAAAGCAAAACTTGCTATAAAATATGGAGCTAACAGGCCTAAAATAGGTGAACACATCGAATTTATCGGGATGTTTAATCCAGAAATTTTAGAAACTTTAAAGGTTAAAAACCAAGAATTTCAAAAATTAGATATCCTATTAAAAAATGGTAATACTATCTTAACAGGAGCTAATATGGGAGGGAAAAGTGTTATTTTAAAAACCCTTACCCTTAATCTGATCCTGGCCCAAATGGGATTTTATGTTTTTTCAGATCATGCAACTATACCTATCTTAAAGTTTATACAGTTTTTATCCGACGATATTCAAGACGTTTCCAAAGGACTCAGTAGTTTTGGAGCTGAAATAATGAAACTCAGGGAGATTACAGGATGTCTTACAACTTATGACAAGGGATTTATTGCACTGGATGAATTTGCTCGGGGTACCAACCCAAGTGAAGGTAAAAAATTTGTAAAGGGATTATCCAACTATATGAAAAACTTTGATAGTTTTTCAATCATGGCAACTCACTATGATGGTGTAGTGGACGATTCGACTCCTCACTATCAGGTTGTCGGATTAAAGAATATAGATTTTGACAGTTTAAAAAGAAAGATTGATCTGAATAATCAGAATTCAATCTCTCTGATCCAAAAACATATGGATTATTCCATAGAAAAGATTCATTCTAACTTTGAAGTTCCAAAAGATGCACTCAATGTAGCAGCACTAATTGGAATCGATGAGAATTTAAAAGACATAATAAAAAATTTATACTAA
- a CDS encoding lysine 5,6-aminomutase subunit alpha: MQDSKLHLDWDVVADARKSARNIAIDVQTYIDDHSTVSVERTICRLLGIDGIDKFEVPLPNIVVEHIEKEGNLTLGVSHYIGNAMVETGLSPQEIAEKVSNGDLNLGKISTHDAFEIKLAIDKIARENTDKIANNRKDRESYLERFGDKTGPLLYLIVATGNIYEDVTQAVAAAKQGADIIAVIRSTGQSLLDYVPFGASTEGFGGTLATQENFRIMRKALDEVGEELGRYIRLCNYCSGLCMPEIAAMGAFERLDVMLNDALYGILFRDINMKRTFVDQYFSRIINGFAGVIINTGEDNYLTTADAIEEAHTVLASQFINEQFALLANLPEEQQGLGHAFEIHPDTENGFLLELSQAQMAREIFPKAPLKYMPPTKFMTGDIFKGHVQDALFNMVTIMTGQRLHLMGMMTEAIHTPFMSDRALAIDNAQYIFKNMKDFGSEITFKKDGMIVNRAKEVLEKGRDLIKEIETTGMFDTLQKGKFAGIKRPIDGGKGLNGVFVKDTTYFNPFIELMVGGDK; this comes from the coding sequence ATGCAGGATTCAAAATTACACTTAGATTGGGATGTAGTGGCAGATGCTAGAAAATCAGCTAGAAATATCGCCATAGACGTACAAACTTATATAGATGACCACTCTACAGTATCGGTAGAGAGAACAATCTGTCGTTTACTTGGGATCGACGGGATCGACAAATTTGAAGTACCACTGCCAAACATAGTGGTAGAACATATTGAAAAAGAAGGAAACCTTACTTTAGGAGTTTCCCACTATATCGGAAATGCCATGGTAGAAACAGGCCTTTCTCCTCAAGAGATTGCTGAAAAGGTGTCTAACGGTGATTTAAATCTAGGAAAGATATCTACCCATGATGCTTTTGAAATAAAATTAGCTATAGATAAAATTGCTCGTGAAAATACAGATAAAATTGCAAACAACAGAAAGGATAGAGAATCTTATTTAGAAAGATTTGGAGATAAAACAGGGCCGCTTTTATACCTTATTGTGGCTACTGGAAATATATATGAAGATGTAACTCAAGCTGTAGCAGCTGCCAAGCAAGGGGCAGATATTATTGCCGTTATCAGAAGTACAGGTCAGAGTTTACTGGACTATGTACCTTTTGGAGCCAGCACAGAGGGCTTTGGTGGAACATTAGCTACTCAGGAAAACTTTAGAATAATGAGAAAAGCACTGGATGAAGTAGGAGAGGAATTAGGAAGATATATCAGACTCTGTAACTATTGCTCTGGTCTATGTATGCCTGAGATAGCTGCTATGGGAGCCTTTGAAAGACTTGATGTAATGTTAAACGATGCACTTTATGGAATTTTATTTAGAGATATCAATATGAAGAGAACATTTGTAGACCAATATTTCTCTAGAATAATAAATGGATTTGCAGGAGTAATCATTAATACTGGAGAAGATAACTACCTTACTACAGCAGATGCAATAGAGGAAGCTCATACTGTCCTCGCTTCTCAATTTATAAATGAACAATTTGCACTTCTTGCTAATTTGCCTGAAGAACAACAAGGATTAGGACATGCATTTGAGATCCACCCAGATACAGAAAATGGATTCTTACTCGAACTATCTCAAGCTCAAATGGCTAGAGAAATATTTCCAAAGGCACCATTAAAATATATGCCTCCTACAAAATTTATGACTGGAGATATCTTCAAAGGCCATGTACAGGATGCTCTATTTAATATGGTAACTATTATGACCGGACAAAGACTTCACCTTATGGGAATGATGACTGAGGCTATCCATACTCCATTTATGTCTGACAGGGCTCTAGCAATCGATAACGCTCAATATATCTTTAAAAATATGAAAGATTTTGGTTCTGAAATAACATTTAAAAAAGATGGAATGATTGTAAATCGTGCTAAGGAAGTTCTTGAAAAAGGTAGAGATTTAATCAAAGAGATTGAAACAACTGGAATGTTTGATACTCTTCAAAAAGGTAAATTTGCAGGTATAAAGAGACCTATTGATGGTGGAAAAGGATTAAACGGCGTATTTGTAAAGGATACTACATATTTTAATCCATTTATAGAATTGATGGTTGGAGGTGACAAGTAA